One window from the genome of Salvia miltiorrhiza cultivar Shanhuang (shh) chromosome 7, IMPLAD_Smil_shh, whole genome shotgun sequence encodes:
- the LOC130995968 gene encoding lignin-forming anionic peroxidase-like yields MISRFAIPLISLMVVLSTICCQAQLSTTFYDARCPNAPTIIRNSIRRAISAERRMAASLIRLHFHDCFVQGCDASILLDETATIQSEKTAAPNDNSVRGYEVIEAAKREVERACPGVVSCADVLTLAARDASVAVGGPSWSVRLGRRDSTTANRGAANTDLPSPFAGLDVLIDAFDKKGLTARDMVALSGAHTLGQSQCFLFRGRIYSNGTDIDAGFASTRRRGCPQTGGDRNLAALDLVTPNSFDNNYFRNLVQRKGLLQSDQVLFSGETATIVSQYSGNPRTFAADFAAAMIKMSEIQPTLGQDGIIRNTCSAIN; encoded by the exons atgATTAGCAGATTTGCTATTCCTTTAATCTCTCTAATGGTGGTGCTGAGCACCATCTGTTGCCAAGCGCAACTATCAACCACTTTCTATGACGCCAGATGCCCCAATGCACCAACCATCATCCGCAACTCCATCCGCCGCGCTATTTCCGCCGAGCGGCGCATGGCGGCGTCCCTCATCCGCCTCCACTTCCACGACTGCTTCGTGCAGGGCTGCGACGCCTCCATCCTACTCGACGAGACCGCTACTATTCAGAGCGAGAAGACGGCGGCGCCCAACGATAATTCAGTTAGAGGATACGAGGTTATTGAGGCTGCTAAGCGCGAGGTGGAGCGCGCCTGCCCCGGCGTCGTCTCCTGTGCCGACGTACTCACCTTAGCCGCACGCGACGCCTCTGTTGCT GTTGGTGGCCCGTCATGGAGTGTGAGACTAGGAAGAAGGGATTCTACGACTGCTAACCGCGGCGCCGCCAACACCGATCTCCCGAGCCCGTTTGCCGGCCTCGACGTTCTTATTGACGCTTTCGACAAGAAGGGCCTCACCGCACGAGACATGGTTGCGCTGTCTG GAGCTCACACATTAGGTCAATCGCAATGCTTCTTGTTCCGTGGAAGGATATACAGCAACGGCACCGACATTGATGCCGGCTTTGCGAGCACCAGAAGGCGGGGCTGCCCCCAGACCGGCGGCGACAGAAACTTGGCGGCGCTGGATTTGGTGACGCCCAATTCCTTCGACAACAACTACTTTAGGAATTTGGTGCAGAGGAAGGGATTGCTGCAGTCGGATCAAGTTCTATTCAGCGGAGAGACGGCCACCATCGTGTCTCAGTACAGTGGAAACCCCAGAACATTCGCCGCCGACTTTGCGGCTGCGATGATCAAGATGTCGGAGATTCAGCCGACCCTTGGACAGGATGGAATCATTAGAAACACATGCAGCGCCATCAACTGA